Proteins co-encoded in one Pseudarthrobacter chlorophenolicus A6 genomic window:
- a CDS encoding type I restriction endonuclease produces MEFAEKLSALAAKVRQQRGVIQTEEATKNAFVMPFISTILGYDVFNPMEVVPEFIADVGLKKGEKIDYAIVKDGEVQILIECKKSTEPVKIEHASQLFRYFAVTNARIAILTNGEVYQFFTDLDAPNRMDAKPFLVLDLNDIDQSLIPELQKLSKDVFDLDSIISAAGELKYIGELKRTLAAQFKEPEDEWVKFLTTRVYTGPYTQKVREQFTTLVSKATKQFLNDQVNERLKKALGNPGFPQTEEATIPTAVTSTPVAEADLAEVDALETTLEEIEGYQIVRAIVCSEVKPVRVAQRDAKSYFAVLLDDNNRKPIARLHFNRTQKYIGIFDDNKEETRVPISSLEEIYEHTEALRATVKSYL; encoded by the coding sequence ATGGAATTCGCGGAAAAGCTTTCGGCTCTGGCGGCAAAGGTGCGGCAGCAGCGGGGTGTGATCCAAACAGAAGAGGCAACGAAGAACGCCTTCGTCATGCCTTTTATCTCGACGATCCTTGGCTACGACGTCTTCAACCCTATGGAGGTCGTACCTGAGTTCATTGCGGACGTGGGGCTGAAGAAGGGCGAGAAGATCGACTATGCCATCGTCAAGGACGGCGAAGTTCAGATCCTGATCGAGTGCAAGAAGTCGACTGAGCCCGTGAAAATCGAGCATGCTTCACAGCTTTTCCGCTACTTCGCGGTGACCAATGCTCGCATTGCGATCCTGACGAATGGAGAGGTTTACCAGTTCTTCACTGACTTGGACGCTCCGAACCGCATGGATGCCAAGCCGTTCCTCGTCCTGGATCTGAACGACATCGACCAGTCGCTGATCCCTGAACTCCAAAAACTGTCCAAAGACGTCTTCGATCTGGATTCGATTATCAGTGCTGCCGGAGAACTGAAATACATCGGCGAACTTAAGCGAACGCTCGCAGCGCAGTTCAAGGAACCAGAGGATGAGTGGGTCAAGTTCCTGACCACAAGGGTCTACACCGGTCCTTACACGCAAAAGGTTCGGGAGCAGTTCACCACCTTGGTTTCCAAAGCGACTAAGCAATTCCTTAATGACCAGGTCAACGAACGTCTGAAGAAAGCTCTTGGCAACCCCGGGTTTCCGCAGACCGAGGAGGCAACCATCCCCACCGCTGTTACCAGCACGCCGGTTGCCGAAGCGGATCTTGCGGAGGTCGACGCGCTGGAAACAACACTTGAGGAAATCGAGGGCTACCAGATCGTACGCGCGATCGTCTGCAGCGAGGTGAAGCCTGTCCGCGTAGCGCAGCGCGACGCAAAGTCCTACTTCGCAGTACTCCTGGACGACAACAACCGGAAGCCTATCGCGCGCCTGCACTTCAACCGGACCCAGAAGTACATCGGCATATTCGATGACAACAAAGAAGAGACCCGCGTTCCCATCAGCTCGCTTGAGGAGATCTACGAGCACACCGAAGCATTGCGCGCGACGGTAAAGAGTTACCTGTGA
- a CDS encoding ABC transporter ATP-binding protein, producing MSPEPTPASGTKAAPSPATGGAAVVRIPRPAGGPGRGGPFGGMNIPAEKAMNFWPTARRLLATLQPERAWLLLVFVTAVAGVALSVIGPRLLGEGTNLIFAGVVSKQLPPGVTKEQVVAQLRASGDGQRADMLSAMNLVPGQGIDFAALGSVLTWALVLYVLASAFMWIQAYVLNGVVQRTVFGLRGEIEAKIHRLPLRYFDSIQRGELLSRVTNDVDNISQSLQQTISQAVTSVLTVVGVLVMMVILSPTLALIALVTIPLTLVITALIAKRSQKLFVAQWKNTGELNGQIEETYTGHALVKVFGRQQEVGERFRQKNAELYEASFGAQFISGLIMPAMTFIGNLVYVGIAVVGGLQVASGAMQLGDVQAFIQYSRQFTMPLAQLGSMANLLQSGVASAERVFELLDEEEESVEPAASAAPVFGRGRLVFEDVSFSYSPEKPLITGLSLVAEPGQTVAIVGPTGAGKTTLVNLMMRFYGLDAGRITLDGVDVTSVPRRELRSRMGMVLQDTWLFGGTIRDNIAYGRPSATEAEILEAARATYVDRFVRSLPEGYDTVLDDEGANVSAGEKQLLTIARAFLARPSVLILDEATSSVDTRTEVLVQKAMSALRSDRTSFVIAHRLSTIRDADLILVMEAGQIVEQGTHASLLAAGGAYARLYEAQFAAPAAEV from the coding sequence ATGAGCCCGGAACCCACTCCCGCAAGCGGCACCAAAGCCGCGCCCTCCCCCGCAACGGGTGGCGCCGCCGTCGTACGCATTCCCCGGCCGGCAGGCGGACCGGGGCGTGGCGGACCTTTTGGCGGGATGAACATCCCGGCGGAAAAGGCGATGAACTTCTGGCCCACCGCCAGGCGGCTGCTGGCGACGCTGCAGCCGGAGAGGGCGTGGCTGCTGCTGGTGTTCGTGACGGCGGTGGCCGGGGTGGCGCTGTCCGTAATCGGGCCGCGGCTGCTGGGTGAGGGCACCAACCTGATCTTCGCCGGCGTGGTGTCCAAACAGCTGCCGCCGGGGGTGACCAAGGAGCAGGTGGTCGCCCAGCTGCGGGCCTCGGGTGACGGGCAGCGGGCGGACATGCTCAGCGCCATGAACCTGGTGCCGGGGCAGGGGATCGACTTTGCGGCGCTGGGCAGCGTGCTGACGTGGGCGCTGGTGCTGTATGTGCTGGCGTCGGCGTTCATGTGGATCCAGGCGTACGTGCTGAACGGGGTGGTGCAGCGGACGGTGTTCGGGCTGCGCGGGGAGATCGAGGCGAAGATCCACCGGTTGCCGCTGCGGTACTTCGATTCGATCCAGCGCGGTGAGCTGCTCAGCCGGGTCACCAACGATGTGGACAACATTTCGCAGAGCCTGCAGCAGACCATCAGCCAGGCGGTCACGTCCGTGCTGACCGTGGTGGGCGTGCTGGTGATGATGGTGATCCTCTCGCCCACGCTGGCGCTGATCGCGCTGGTGACCATTCCGCTGACGCTGGTAATCACGGCGCTGATTGCCAAGCGCTCGCAGAAGCTGTTCGTGGCCCAGTGGAAAAACACAGGTGAGTTAAATGGACAGATCGAGGAGACGTACACCGGGCATGCGCTGGTGAAGGTGTTCGGCCGGCAGCAGGAGGTGGGGGAGCGGTTCCGGCAGAAGAACGCGGAGCTGTATGAGGCGAGCTTCGGGGCCCAGTTCATTTCCGGGCTGATCATGCCGGCCATGACGTTCATCGGGAACCTGGTGTACGTGGGGATCGCCGTGGTGGGCGGGCTGCAGGTGGCGTCCGGGGCCATGCAGCTGGGCGACGTGCAGGCGTTCATCCAGTACTCGCGGCAGTTCACCATGCCGCTGGCGCAGCTGGGGTCCATGGCCAACCTGCTGCAGTCCGGGGTGGCGTCGGCGGAGCGGGTGTTTGAGCTGCTGGACGAGGAGGAGGAATCGGTGGAGCCTGCCGCCTCTGCTGCGCCGGTGTTCGGGCGGGGGCGGCTGGTGTTCGAGGACGTGTCCTTCTCGTATTCGCCGGAGAAGCCGCTGATTACTGGGTTGTCCTTGGTGGCGGAGCCGGGGCAGACGGTGGCGATCGTTGGCCCTACGGGTGCGGGCAAGACCACGCTGGTGAACCTGATGATGCGGTTCTACGGGCTGGATGCCGGGCGGATAACGCTCGACGGCGTGGACGTCACCTCGGTGCCGCGGCGGGAGCTGCGCTCGCGGATGGGGATGGTGCTGCAGGATACGTGGCTGTTCGGCGGGACCATCCGGGACAACATCGCGTACGGGCGGCCCTCGGCTACTGAAGCTGAGATTCTTGAGGCTGCCCGGGCGACGTACGTGGACCGGTTCGTGCGGTCGCTGCCGGAGGGGTACGACACCGTGCTGGACGACGAGGGCGCGAACGTGTCCGCGGGGGAGAAGCAGCTGCTGACCATTGCGCGGGCGTTCCTGGCCCGGCCGTCGGTGCTGATCCTGGACGAGGCAACTTCTTCGGTGGACACCCGGACCGAGGTGCTGGTGCAGAAGGCCATGAGTGCTTTGCGGTCCGACCGGACATCCTTCGTGATCGCGCACCGCCTGTCGACCATCCGCGACGCCGACCTCATCCTGGTGATGGAGGCCGGCCAGATCGTGGAGCAGGGCACGCACGCTTCGCTGCTGGCTGCCGGTGGGGCGTACGCCCGGTTGTATGAGGCCCAGTTCGCGGCGCCGGCGGCGGAAGTGTGA
- a CDS encoding ABC transporter ATP-binding protein — MLWKLLVEYLRPHQKLLAAVVIFQLAQSIASLYLPTLNADIIDEGVAKGDIGHILSLGGVMLGVTLLQIVCSVIAVYFAAKAAMGVGRDLRGAIFERVGGFSEQEVTRFGAPSLITRSTNDVQQVQQLVLMSATMLVVAPMLSIGGVIMAIRQDVQLSWLIAVAVPVLLVAVALITVRMVPLFRVMQKRIDTVNRVLREQLTGIRVVRAFVREDIETARFGQANEDVTDTALRAGRLMALAFPTVMLVLNISSVAVIWFGSFRIEDGSMQVGTLIAFLSYLMQILMSVMMATFMAVMIPRAAVSGDRIGQVLGTESSVRPPVRPRSSKVRRGELEMADVGFAYPGADQPVLTGISFTARAGQTTAVIGSTGAGKTTLVNLMPRLFDATSGSVRMDGVDVRELDPDLLWGHIGLVPQRPYLFSGTVRSNLQYGKPDATDEECWEALDIAQARSFVAEMDGGLDAPISQGGTNVSGGQRQRLAIARALVKRPELYIFDDSFSSLDTGTDARLRQALKRSTSGATLVIIAQRVSSIVDADQILVLDDGRIVGRGTHSELLETSETYREIVSSQLAAEETV, encoded by the coding sequence ATGCTCTGGAAGTTGCTTGTTGAATACCTGCGGCCGCACCAAAAGCTGCTGGCCGCCGTCGTCATTTTCCAGCTGGCGCAGTCCATCGCGTCGCTGTACCTGCCCACCCTGAACGCGGACATCATCGATGAGGGCGTGGCCAAGGGCGACATCGGGCACATCCTCAGCCTGGGCGGGGTGATGCTGGGCGTCACGCTGCTGCAGATCGTGTGCTCGGTCATCGCCGTATACTTCGCGGCGAAGGCGGCCATGGGCGTGGGCCGGGACCTGCGCGGGGCCATCTTCGAACGGGTGGGCGGGTTCTCCGAGCAGGAGGTCACCAGGTTCGGCGCGCCCAGCCTGATCACCCGCTCCACCAACGATGTGCAGCAGGTCCAGCAGCTGGTCCTCATGTCCGCCACCATGCTGGTCGTCGCGCCCATGCTCAGCATCGGCGGGGTGATCATGGCCATCCGGCAGGACGTGCAGCTGTCCTGGCTGATCGCCGTCGCCGTCCCGGTGCTGCTGGTGGCTGTCGCGCTCATCACCGTCCGGATGGTGCCGCTGTTCCGGGTCATGCAGAAGCGGATCGACACCGTGAACCGGGTGCTCCGCGAGCAGCTCACCGGCATCCGGGTGGTGCGGGCGTTCGTCCGCGAGGACATTGAGACGGCCCGGTTCGGCCAGGCCAACGAGGACGTCACGGACACCGCGCTGCGGGCGGGCCGGCTGATGGCGCTGGCGTTCCCCACCGTGATGCTGGTGCTCAACATCTCCAGCGTGGCGGTGATCTGGTTCGGGTCGTTCCGGATCGAGGACGGGTCCATGCAGGTGGGCACCCTCATCGCGTTCCTGAGCTACCTGATGCAGATCCTGATGTCCGTCATGATGGCCACCTTCATGGCGGTGATGATCCCGCGCGCGGCCGTCTCCGGGGACCGGATCGGCCAGGTGCTGGGCACGGAGTCCAGCGTCCGGCCGCCGGTGAGGCCCCGGAGCAGCAAGGTGCGTCGCGGCGAGTTGGAGATGGCCGACGTCGGATTCGCCTACCCGGGTGCCGATCAGCCGGTCCTCACCGGGATCAGCTTCACTGCCAGGGCAGGGCAGACCACCGCGGTGATCGGCAGCACCGGCGCGGGCAAGACCACGCTGGTGAACCTGATGCCGCGGCTGTTCGATGCGACCTCCGGCTCGGTCCGGATGGACGGGGTGGACGTGCGCGAGCTGGACCCGGACCTGCTGTGGGGGCACATCGGCCTGGTGCCGCAGCGGCCCTACCTGTTCAGCGGTACGGTCCGCAGCAACCTGCAGTACGGCAAGCCGGACGCCACGGACGAGGAATGCTGGGAGGCGCTGGACATCGCCCAGGCCCGGAGTTTCGTGGCGGAGATGGACGGCGGGCTGGACGCGCCGATCAGCCAGGGCGGCACCAACGTTTCCGGCGGGCAGCGGCAGCGGCTGGCCATCGCCCGGGCGCTGGTGAAGCGGCCCGAGCTGTATATCTTTGACGATTCCTTCTCGTCCCTGGACACCGGCACGGACGCCCGGCTGCGGCAGGCCCTCAAACGGAGTACGTCCGGTGCCACCCTGGTGATCATCGCCCAGCGCGTCTCCAGCATCGTGGACGCGGACCAGATCCTGGTGCTCGACGACGGCAGGATCGTGGGGCGCGGAACGCACAGCGAGCTGCTGGAAACCTCGGAGACGTACCGTGAGATCGTCTCCTCCCAGCTGGCGGCGGAGGAGACGGTATGA